CGACCACCACGCCGCAATATTCATGGCCCATATGCATGGGGGCGGTGATGTCGTTCAGCCCGCGATAGGGCCAGAGATCGGAGCCGCAGATGCAGCTGGCGGCCAGGCGGATGATCGCATCGGTCGGCTGCAGGATTTCCGGCTCGGGGACGTGTTCGCAACGAACGTCGCCGGGGGCGTGGAGTACGGTGCCCAGCATGGGATCTGGTCCTTTCCCGAGGGTGGCCATGACGGGCATGGCCGGGTGCCTGACGACATAGCACCCGCCGCGCCGTGCGATTAGATCATCAGATCGGTATGCACCTATGTCGCTCGCTCATATATTCTGGCCGGGCAGGCACGAGGGGAGACCGGAATGAAGCGCGAGGAACTGGGCGATCTGATGGCCTTCGTGGCCGTGGCCGAAGAGCGCAGCTTCACCCGGGCGGCGGCGCGGATGGGGACGTCGCAATCGGCGCTGAGCCACACCATCCGGCGGCTGGAAGAACGCATGGGCGTGCGATTGCTGACCCGCACCACCCGCAATGTCGCGCCCACCCATGCGGGCGAACAGCTGCTGGCGACCCTGCGCCCGGCCTTCGACGACATCGAGGCACGGATCCGGGCGGTGAGCGTGTTGGGCGACCGCCCCACGGGCACGATCCGCATCACCGCCAGCCGCCAGGCGGCCATGGACCTGCTGATGCCGGTGACCAGCCGGCTGATCGCCGAACATCCGGGCATCGAGATCGAAATCTCGGTCGATCAGCGCCTGACCGACATCGTCAGCGAACGCTACGACGCCGGGGTGCGGCTGGGCGAAGAGGTCGATCGCGACATGATCGCGGTCAGAATCGGCCCCGATCTGCGCATGGCGGTGGTGGGGTCGCCGGCCTATTTCGACCGCCACCCGGTGCCGCGCACCCCCCACGACCTGACCGGCCATGACTGCCTGAACCTTCGGCTGCCGACCCTGGGCGGGCTGTATGTCTGGGAGTTCGAGAAAGAAGGCCGGCCGCTCAATGTGCGCGTCAGCGGCCGGTTCACCACCGACCACACGCCGCTGATCGTGGGGGCGGCACTCGACGGGCTGGGCCTCGCCTGCCTGCCCGAAGACCAGTTCGGCAGCCTGATCGCCGAGGGCCGGCTGGTGCGGGTGCTGGAGGACTGGTGCCCCCCCTTCCCCGGCTACCACCTGTATTATCCAAGCCGGCGCCAGGTCTCGCTTGCCTTCCGGTTGCTGGTCGATGCGCTGTGGGCGCGGGCGGGCAGCCGTTCATGAGGCGGCACTGGCACGGTGCCGCCCTCGATGCCGCCATGACTCATTTCGCGATCGCCGAGGCGCTGGACGGGTCGGTCGTCAACCGGATGGAAAAGGTGTCGGACGCGGTCTGTCCCACGGGCGGCTGAGGCCGCGCATTTCGCATCGGTGGGCGTGATCCCGATGACGGACCATATGCGGTGACCTATGCTCCGCCGGATACCCTCTCCATCGGAGAAACCGGCCATGGCCACGGTCACCGCTTATCAGCCCATCGATATGGACGACGCCTATTTCGGGTATGGAACGGTGGTCCGGGCGACCGCTTCCATGATCCAGGTGCGCAGCGGGTCACTTACGCAGACCTATACCGGCTCGTTTAGCTATGACACGCGCCTTGGCACGATCAAGAGCGGCACGATGACCGGCACCGTGCAGCAGATCAACGGCGCGAAGGTGTTCGAGGTGACGGGTGCCCGCCATGATGCCGTGAAGGTGGTGGGCTATATGAATCGCGGCGACGCCGCCGGGCTTTATGCCTATGTGCTGAATGGCAATGACCGGATGAACGGCTCGTCCGGCGGCGATGTGATCAAGAGCTATGGCGGCGACGATCAGCTCTATGGCAATGGCGGCAATGACCGGCTGGAGGGCGGATCGGGCAATGACCGGCTGGAGGGCGGATCGGGCAATGACCGGCTGGACGGCGGCAGCGGCAACGACACTCTGCTGGGCGGCGCCGGCAACGATGTCTATGTGGTGGACAGCACCGGCGACCGGGTGTTCGAAACCCTGTCCACGGGGTCGGGCACCGATGCCGGCGGCATCGACGAGGTGCAGTCGCGGGTGTCGTGGACGCTGGGCAGCTTCGTCGAAAAGCTGACCCTGACCGGAACGGCCGCGATCAACGCCACCGGCAACGGGCTTGCCAACACGCTGAAGGGCAATGCCGCCGCCAATACGCTGGACGGCAAGGGCGGCGCCGATGTCATGCTGGGGATGGGCGGCAACGACATCTATATCGTCGACAATGTTCGCGACCGGGTTTACGAGACCACCTCGACCACATCAGGGACCAATGCCGGCGGCACCGACGAAGTCAGGGCTTCGGTGTCGTGGACGCTGGGCAGTTTCGTCGAGAAGCTGACCCTGACCGGAACGGCCGCCATCAACGGCACCGGCAACGGGCTCGGCAATACGCTCACCGGCAATGGTGCCGCCAACACGCTGGATGGCGGCGCCGGCAACGACTTCCTCTACGGGCTGGGCGGCAACGACGTGCTGAAGGGCGGCACGGGCAATGATCTGCTCGCCGGCGGCGCCGGAATGGACCGGCTGACCGGCGGCAGCGGCCGTGACATCTTCCGCTTCGACACCGCCCCCGGCAGCGACAATCGCGACATCATCACCGATTACGTGGTGGCGGACGACACGATCCAGCTGGAAAACGCCATCTTCACCCGGCTGACCAAGACCGGCGTGCTGGCCGCGGCAAACTTCCGGATGGGTAATATCAATCTGCAATAATCAGAACCCATGAGCCCAGCGCCTCAGCCCGATGGACATGATCTTCCATGGCTGGCTGATGAGCTTGTTCCAGGCATGGCAGGACATGGCGATGATCTGGTCGTAGGATTCGAAGATGCGGTTGGACAGCCAGTTGTCGCGCATAAACTGCCAGACATTCTCGACCGGATTGAGTTCCGGGGATCTGGGCGGCAGGGCGACGATGGTGATGTTCGCCGGTACGATCAGCTTATCGGTCAGCAGCATTCAGCTTGGGTACCGCACCAGGCGCCTTGCGATCGATCAGTCCGTCTGGCCCGTGGGCGTTGAAACGCAGAACCCAGTCTCGAATGATCTGCAGCCCCACGCCGCCCAGGCTGGCCGCTGAACGTCGGCTGCCGCCATCATAGATCAAGGCAAGCGCCAGCAGGCGGCGTGTCTGATCGGCATCTTTCGACCGTCGGGCCAGGGCACGAAGGCCGGCGCCGTCATAATCGGGGCGAAGGGGGATCGGTGCTGCCATGGGGATCGCTCCGGCTGTTTGCCAGAGTGACTCACAATCCGCGGGTCTTGGGAATCCCCTATCGTGAGTCGGGGTCAGCGCTCTTTGGTATAAGTCATCAAGCGCTGTTTGCCACTTGATCAGCGTTCCTGACCACTCGGAAACCGCCATTGGCCCTGCCTCCCCATGCTGGAACGCAGAGAATCACGGCTTTCCTAAAAACGTAACTGTAGTACTAACAACTACTTCCATCGTGGGTCCGGACGTCGTTTTACCGAGGGCAATCGAAATGAATAGCGATCTCCCTGTCATTGATCTGGCAGTTGCCCATGAGGGCACTCGTGCAGCGCACAATCCTCGTTTTCACGCATTGCCGATTGGCCAGCATGTGCTACGGTGTGAGCGACCAAAGGTAGTGGACGAAGGAAGAGCGCCTAGGGGGCACCATAGAACAGCGGGAGAATGCGCGCTCTCGCCCCTGCCGAGTGATCCAAGCATCAGCATCGAATTTGCCACGGGACGCAGCATGATATTCGACATCGATTCGCTCCGCGAGATCCTTCGCGTGAGATCTGGCCCTACAATCCGGCGTTTCGCGAGTATGATGCTGGTCGCCGCTGTTGGGGGCGCCGCAATTGCCAGTGTGGGCGGCGCACGCGGACAAACGCTTCTTGATCTGCAGGGGCAGATTGAATCCGCTACGCAGGCTCTTCAAAACAATAGTAATACACAGTTGCAGGACGGGTCAGCCAATACATCTCTCGATGCGCAGGCCGAGAGCCGCTCTGCCACAGAAGATGGGGCTGATGACGCTGATCTGCAAGCAGCGGACTCTGATTTGGGATTGGGTGGCCCAAGCTCAGCTAGCGGTGGCAAACCGTCATCCATTGAGCGTGACTATGCGATGCGTACTGGCCGGGCCCTTCGGCAGTATGGGTATCGTGTTTTTGACCGCGCGGCACCAACGCCTATCACTTCTGGGGAAATCAGTCCCGATTATGTGTTGGGGATCGGTGATGAGTTGATCGTCACCTATCGTGGGCAGATTTCTCGGACAGTAAGCGTTAGGGTCAACCGAGACGGGGATGTGGTACTGCCCGAGACGCCGCCGCTGAAAGCGGTTGGCGCGACGCTTGCCGACCTGCGTGATCGGCTGCAGCGTATCACCGCTGAGAGCATGGTAGGTAGCAGGGTGTACGTTACTGTGGGTAACGTCCGCCTCGTCAGCGTGACTGTTCTTGGTGAAGTGGGCCATCCCGGTGCCCGTTCGTTGAATAGTTTTGCGACAGTGGTGGATGCTATCGGCGCAGCTGGTGGCGTGCGCCGGTCGGGATCGCTTCGGCGAATTGAGTTGATCAGGATAAATGGCGAACGGATTTTCATCGATCTCTACGACTATCTCCGTGGAGACTATGGCGCGGCTTCGGCGTCTCTCCGCGACGGTGATCGCATTGTGGTCCCACTGCTGGGGCCCACTGTGGCGGTGGATGGGGATGTCGCGCGACCTGCGATTTTTGAGACGGCACCCGGCTCTTCATCGATGACTGTGAAAGAGGCACTGGACCTTTCCGGGGGGGCTCTTCGTCCAGCAGGTAACCGCTTTATTCGAATTACGTTTGATCCTGACGGCGTGCAGTCAGCTGTTTCTGCCGACCTTAAGTCAGGGTCACTTAGGCGCGGGGAGATTCTACAGGTTTTCATCGACCGCAATGTGATTGGCGGGACGGTTTTTGTGGAGGGCAGTGTATCCACGCCGGGCCCCCGTGCTCTAGATAAGTCCGGCAGTTTGAGAGCTGTATTGGCAAATCTTGATTTGCTGAGTGGTGCTCCATACCTACCTTTCGGCGCCGTACTCACACGAGACCCGCTTACTCTGCTGCCTATTTTTACGCCGTTTGATCCATTGGCCGTTATTAACGGGCGGCAAGACATGAAACTCAACTCAACCGATCGGGTTATAATCTTCGGCGCTAAAGATATCTCGTTTCTTTCGACCCCGGCCGTCGCTGACGCTTTGTCGAGCAGAGGGGGCGCGTGCCCCGCACTCTCCGCGCTGTCAGGGCTTGTTCGTCGGAGCCGCGCGGACAGTTTCTTGAGCGCTCGGCAGTTCCTGATACAGGGAGGGATCCCTGCGTCAGCTACTTCGAACGTCGACTGTCCTGCAATCTATGATCTCTATCCGAACCTTATGTCGCTGCTTCTTGAAAACGTCAGCGCAGTAACAGGTGACGTTCGGAACCCTGGCCTTTATCCTATTGCGCAGCCGGTTTCTCTCCGCATTTTGCTCAATGCAGCCGGAGGCCTGGGACGTTCTGCCGATATTTCCCAAGTGGAAGTTAGTCGCTATGATGCGAAGGTATCTGCTACTTCCACTGAGATTCAGCGCCAGGTTCTGGATCTGACGCAGGTCAGCCTGGATTCCGTAATGATCCGTCCGGGGGACACCGTACGCGTGGCAACGCGAGTAACCACGCGGGAACAGGGACTTGTGACGGTGCGAGGTGAGGTTCTTCGCCCCGGTGCTTACGACATAAGTCGCGGCGATCGATTGTCAGACGTGCTTGCTCGCGCTGGCGGTCTGACCTCGGCGGCATATCCCTTCGGTGCTGTGTTCACCCGCGATCGTGTTCGAGATCTTGAGCGGCAGGCAAACCGGCGTACGGCCGCTGAGCTGCAGAAAGGTATCGTATCGTTGCTTGCGCGGCAGTCGCAGCGCAGCACAACGGGGGCGGGGGTCGCAGATGCTATGGGGGTGATGCGAGATCTTGTTAAAGATTTGGCAGCTGTAGAACCTTACGGTCGCGTCGTGGTCGAGGCAGATCCGGCTGTACTTGCTGCTCGGCCCGAACTTGATACCGTTCTGGAGGGAGGAGATGAGGTGACTATCCCTAAGCGTCCGAATTATATCCTAGTTGTGGGTGAGGTTCTCAATCCTGGAGCGCAGCAGTTCCGTAGTGGCTTGCATGCTGCAGAGTATGTTGATGCGGCAGGTGGTTATGCCGTCGATTCAGATGAAGGGCGTGCATTCGTGGTTCTGCCTAATGGTGCTGCTGAGCCGATTAATCTCGGCTCCTGGTCGACGGAAGAGGCGAATATACCTCCGGGCGCGATGATCGTTGTTCCGCGGGATCTTGCTCCCTTCGACTTCCTCGCCATAACTTCGGATGTGACGCGCATTCTTAGCAGCGTGGCCCTGACGGCAGCAGCGTTGAATGCTGTGCAGAACTAAGGTTTCGCGCGTCGTGAGAACTAAGGCGGTTTATGCGCTGGCAATCAACATAACGTTGATTGCCAGCGTGGTAGGTGTTGTTCTAAGTGTGGTTTCTCCTGCTCAGGCGGCTGAACCCTCGCCTCTGCCGTGGAAACAAGCAACCCTTCCAAATGTGTCTGACTATGGTGGCGTCGGTGCACTTCAGACGCCTACTGCACGGTTTGGCAAGGATGGACAATTCCTTGCCGGAATCTCAATTGTATCTCCCTACCATCGCTATTTTATAAATCTTCAGGCGCTTCCGTGGCTTGAAGGGACCTTTCGATACACAAGAATTACCGATCGGCCGTATAGCGCGAACCCGGGCTTCGCGGATGGGCAAGATTATAAAGATCGAAGCGTTGATATTAAAATCCGTCTTTCTCAAGAGGATTCTACTTGGCCTGAAATTGCTGTGGGGTTTCGGGACTTGGGCGGAACGAATTTGTTTGGAAGTGAGTACTTTTCCGCATCGAAGCGTTTCGGTAACTTCGACGTAACCGGAGGGTTGGGGTTCGGTGCATTAGGAAGCCGTGCTCATTTTGATAATCCGTTAGGACTTTTCTTTGACCGTTTTGACAATCGGCTCGAAGGGCGAAATTCGCCAGGTTCCGTCGGTTCAGCTTTTTTTACGGGACCGATTGCGCTCTTTGGTAGCGTGAGTTATTTCTGGCGTGACATTCCGTTCTTCGGCGAAGATCTGCGATTTATTGCTGAATATGATCCTAATAACTATAAAAACGATCCTGCAT
The window above is part of the Tistrella mobilis genome. Proteins encoded here:
- a CDS encoding calcium-binding protein, with protein sequence MATVTAYQPIDMDDAYFGYGTVVRATASMIQVRSGSLTQTYTGSFSYDTRLGTIKSGTMTGTVQQINGAKVFEVTGARHDAVKVVGYMNRGDAAGLYAYVLNGNDRMNGSSGGDVIKSYGGDDQLYGNGGNDRLEGGSGNDRLEGGSGNDRLDGGSGNDTLLGGAGNDVYVVDSTGDRVFETLSTGSGTDAGGIDEVQSRVSWTLGSFVEKLTLTGTAAINATGNGLANTLKGNAAANTLDGKGGADVMLGMGGNDIYIVDNVRDRVYETTSTTSGTNAGGTDEVRASVSWTLGSFVEKLTLTGTAAINGTGNGLGNTLTGNGAANTLDGGAGNDFLYGLGGNDVLKGGTGNDLLAGGAGMDRLTGGSGRDIFRFDTAPGSDNRDIITDYVVADDTIQLENAIFTRLTKTGVLAAANFRMGNINLQ
- a CDS encoding LysR family transcriptional regulator; translated protein: MKREELGDLMAFVAVAEERSFTRAAARMGTSQSALSHTIRRLEERMGVRLLTRTTRNVAPTHAGEQLLATLRPAFDDIEARIRAVSVLGDRPTGTIRITASRQAAMDLLMPVTSRLIAEHPGIEIEISVDQRLTDIVSERYDAGVRLGEEVDRDMIAVRIGPDLRMAVVGSPAYFDRHPVPRTPHDLTGHDCLNLRLPTLGGLYVWEFEKEGRPLNVRVSGRFTTDHTPLIVGAALDGLGLACLPEDQFGSLIAEGRLVRVLEDWCPPFPGYHLYYPSRRQVSLAFRLLVDALWARAGSRS
- a CDS encoding SLBB domain-containing protein, which produces MIFDIDSLREILRVRSGPTIRRFASMMLVAAVGGAAIASVGGARGQTLLDLQGQIESATQALQNNSNTQLQDGSANTSLDAQAESRSATEDGADDADLQAADSDLGLGGPSSASGGKPSSIERDYAMRTGRALRQYGYRVFDRAAPTPITSGEISPDYVLGIGDELIVTYRGQISRTVSVRVNRDGDVVLPETPPLKAVGATLADLRDRLQRITAESMVGSRVYVTVGNVRLVSVTVLGEVGHPGARSLNSFATVVDAIGAAGGVRRSGSLRRIELIRINGERIFIDLYDYLRGDYGAASASLRDGDRIVVPLLGPTVAVDGDVARPAIFETAPGSSSMTVKEALDLSGGALRPAGNRFIRITFDPDGVQSAVSADLKSGSLRRGEILQVFIDRNVIGGTVFVEGSVSTPGPRALDKSGSLRAVLANLDLLSGAPYLPFGAVLTRDPLTLLPIFTPFDPLAVINGRQDMKLNSTDRVIIFGAKDISFLSTPAVADALSSRGGACPALSALSGLVRRSRADSFLSARQFLIQGGIPASATSNVDCPAIYDLYPNLMSLLLENVSAVTGDVRNPGLYPIAQPVSLRILLNAAGGLGRSADISQVEVSRYDAKVSATSTEIQRQVLDLTQVSLDSVMIRPGDTVRVATRVTTREQGLVTVRGEVLRPGAYDISRGDRLSDVLARAGGLTSAAYPFGAVFTRDRVRDLERQANRRTAAELQKGIVSLLARQSQRSTTGAGVADAMGVMRDLVKDLAAVEPYGRVVVEADPAVLAARPELDTVLEGGDEVTIPKRPNYILVVGEVLNPGAQQFRSGLHAAEYVDAAGGYAVDSDEGRAFVVLPNGAAEPINLGSWSTEEANIPPGAMIVVPRDLAPFDFLAITSDVTRILSSVALTAAALNAVQN
- a CDS encoding helix-turn-helix domain-containing protein → MAVSEWSGTLIKWQTALDDLYQRALTPTHDRGFPRPADCESLWQTAGAIPMAAPIPLRPDYDGAGLRALARRSKDADQTRRLLALALIYDGGSRRSAASLGGVGLQIIRDWVLRFNAHGPDGLIDRKAPGAVPKLNAADR